The Microbacterium sp. KUDC0406 genome includes a window with the following:
- a CDS encoding NUDIX hydrolase has product MTARSTEQDAIRVAVSTVIFSLRSAAEGDRLMLPLVRRTRDPHLGMWALPGGWLDADEDLDSAASRTLAETTALMPSYLEQLYTFGEVDRSPTRTVSIVYWALLRSDLVDTQRSTAGAPENVEWFDVDALPALAFDHNRIAEYALWRLRNKVGYSRIAAGLLPDEFTLSELREVYEAVLGRRLDPSNFRRLLEGTDELVPTESYRTGKHRPARLYRYNRES; this is encoded by the coding sequence GTGACAGCGAGAAGCACCGAGCAGGACGCCATCCGCGTCGCCGTCTCGACCGTGATCTTCTCGCTGCGTTCGGCGGCGGAGGGCGATCGGCTGATGCTGCCGCTCGTGCGCCGCACGCGCGACCCGCACCTCGGCATGTGGGCGCTCCCCGGCGGCTGGCTCGACGCCGACGAGGATCTGGACAGCGCCGCTTCGCGCACCCTCGCCGAGACGACAGCCCTGATGCCGAGTTACCTGGAGCAGCTGTACACGTTCGGCGAGGTGGACCGCTCTCCGACCAGGACCGTCTCGATCGTGTACTGGGCGCTGCTGCGCTCCGACCTCGTCGACACGCAGCGCTCGACGGCGGGCGCCCCTGAGAACGTCGAGTGGTTCGACGTGGACGCCCTCCCCGCTCTCGCATTCGATCACAACCGCATCGCCGAGTACGCCCTGTGGCGTCTGCGCAACAAGGTCGGCTACAGCCGGATCGCGGCGGGCCTGCTGCCCGACGAGTTCACGCTGTCCGAGCTCCGGGAGGTGTATGAGGCCGTGCTCGGCCGACGTCTGGACCCCTCCAACTTCCGTCGCCTGCTGGAGGGCACCGACGAACTGGTCCCGACGGAGTCGTATCGCACCGGCAAGCACCGTCCCGCACGCCTGTACCGCTACAACCGCGAGTCCTGA
- the nadA gene encoding quinolinate synthase NadA has translation MHTALPLRPDLDPSVDHALQLIVSGASTDETCATDLAAGPWDFDTRPGYGPGSSMGDVIPTGAPRQGELPLSYREASEDELEARIRTAKQTLGDRVVVLGHFYQREEVVRHADYVGDSFQLAQAALDRPEAEAIVFCGVHFMAETADLLSGADQAVILPNLAAGCSMADMADIDQVEDCWEQLADVYGPLDEQDAEGLVPVVPVTYMNSSAAIKGFVGRHGGIVCTSSNARTVLEWAFARGRRVLFFPDQHLGRNTAKAMGVPPGRMPLWNPRRTLGGQTADELQDAQVLLWHGFCSVHRRFTVGQIEQARASHPGVRVIVHPECPMEVVDAADEAGSTAYIRRAIEEADEPTTFAIGTEINLVRRLAAQHPQHEIFCLDPVVCPCSTMYRIHPGYLAWVLEELVAGRIVNRISVAADVADPARVALERMLAAKPQAASA, from the coding sequence ATGCACACCGCACTCCCCCTCCGACCTGACCTCGATCCCTCCGTCGATCACGCCCTGCAGCTGATCGTCTCCGGTGCGTCGACCGACGAGACCTGCGCGACCGACCTCGCCGCCGGGCCCTGGGACTTCGACACCCGCCCGGGATACGGGCCCGGTTCGTCGATGGGTGATGTCATCCCCACCGGTGCACCGCGCCAGGGCGAGCTTCCGCTGTCGTACCGGGAGGCGAGCGAGGACGAGCTCGAGGCCCGCATCCGCACGGCGAAGCAGACCCTCGGCGATCGCGTCGTCGTGCTGGGCCACTTCTACCAGCGGGAGGAGGTCGTGCGGCATGCCGACTATGTCGGCGACTCGTTCCAGCTCGCCCAGGCCGCCCTGGACCGCCCCGAGGCGGAGGCCATCGTGTTCTGCGGCGTGCACTTCATGGCCGAGACCGCCGACCTGCTCTCCGGCGCCGATCAGGCCGTCATCCTGCCGAACCTCGCCGCCGGCTGCTCGATGGCCGACATGGCCGACATCGACCAGGTCGAGGACTGCTGGGAGCAGCTCGCCGACGTCTACGGTCCGCTCGACGAGCAGGACGCCGAGGGACTCGTTCCCGTCGTGCCGGTGACGTACATGAACTCCTCCGCTGCGATCAAGGGCTTCGTCGGGAGGCACGGCGGCATCGTGTGCACGTCGTCGAACGCCAGGACGGTGCTCGAGTGGGCGTTCGCGCGCGGCCGCCGGGTGCTGTTCTTCCCCGATCAGCACCTGGGCCGCAACACGGCGAAGGCGATGGGGGTGCCGCCAGGCCGGATGCCGCTGTGGAACCCGCGACGGACGCTGGGCGGTCAGACCGCCGATGAGCTGCAGGACGCGCAGGTGCTGCTCTGGCACGGCTTCTGCTCGGTGCACCGCCGGTTCACCGTCGGCCAGATCGAGCAGGCACGCGCCTCGCATCCGGGTGTGCGCGTGATCGTGCACCCGGAGTGCCCGATGGAGGTGGTCGACGCGGCGGACGAGGCCGGTTCGACCGCCTACATCCGCCGCGCGATCGAAGAGGCCGACGAACCCACGACATTCGCGATCGGCACCGAGATCAACCTCGTCCGGCGGCTCGCCGCGCAGCATCCGCAGCATGAGATCTTCTGCCTCGACCCGGTGGTCTGCCCGTGCTCGACGATGTACCGGATCCACCCCGGCTACCTCGCATGGGTGCTGGAGGAGCTCGTCGCCGGACGCATCGTGAACCGCATCTCGGTCGCCGCGGACGTCGCCGACCCGGCACGGGTCGCCCTGGAGCGGATGCTGGCCGCCAAGCCGCAGGCGGCGAGCGCGTGA
- a CDS encoding squalene cyclase translates to MSVSRRSVPVVSSLTKEITDWLLDSDPSLRWQVERDLLDADEKVWQRTRSRIATEGFGATILSHQDPDGQWAGGAYFPSRSRDFTGHGIIERDREGQPWIATTWALKDLRDLGLDAGALAGTAEKLAANSTWEYDDLPYWGGEVDVCINGFTLATGAWLGADVSRLVAWFPEHRLEDGGWNCEAEEGDSVRSSFHSTLNALVEMLNHQRITGDDSLQATRHAGEEYLLERGLMRRLTTGEVVGPWVTDFIAPSRWQYSALAALDHFRAASVMEGTAPDPRFADAVEVVRAARQPDGTWLQGDVPGGAIWVDIDVPQGERSKWLTLIGSRVLDWWDESRPGR, encoded by the coding sequence ATGTCGGTGTCGCGGCGTAGCGTGCCGGTCGTGTCCTCTTTGACGAAGGAAATCACCGACTGGCTGCTCGACTCCGATCCGTCGCTGCGATGGCAGGTCGAGCGCGACCTGCTGGATGCCGACGAGAAGGTCTGGCAGCGCACCAGATCGAGAATCGCGACCGAGGGCTTCGGCGCGACGATCCTCTCGCACCAGGACCCCGACGGCCAGTGGGCCGGCGGGGCGTACTTCCCGTCGCGCTCGCGCGACTTCACCGGTCATGGCATCATCGAGCGCGATCGCGAAGGGCAGCCGTGGATCGCGACCACGTGGGCGCTCAAGGATCTGCGCGATCTGGGCCTGGACGCCGGTGCGCTCGCGGGTACGGCCGAGAAGCTCGCGGCGAACAGCACCTGGGAGTACGACGACCTGCCGTACTGGGGCGGTGAGGTCGACGTGTGCATCAACGGGTTCACGCTCGCCACGGGCGCCTGGCTCGGGGCCGACGTCTCACGCCTTGTCGCCTGGTTCCCGGAGCACCGCCTCGAGGACGGCGGCTGGAACTGCGAGGCCGAGGAGGGCGACTCGGTGCGCTCCTCGTTCCACTCGACGCTCAACGCCCTCGTCGAGATGCTGAACCATCAGCGGATCACGGGCGACGATTCCCTGCAGGCGACGCGTCATGCCGGGGAGGAGTACCTGCTCGAGCGCGGTCTGATGCGACGTCTGACGACGGGTGAGGTGGTCGGCCCGTGGGTGACGGACTTCATCGCCCCGAGCAGGTGGCAGTACAGCGCCCTCGCTGCGCTGGATCACTTCCGTGCCGCCTCAGTGATGGAGGGCACAGCGCCGGATCCTCGGTTCGCCGACGCGGTGGAGGTCGTACGCGCGGCGCGTCAGCCGGACGGCACCTGGCTGCAGGGCGACGTGCCGGGCGGAGCGATCTGGGTCGACATCGACGTTCCACAGGGCGAGCGCTCGAAATGGCTCACCCTGATCGGCTCCCGCGTGCTCGACTGGTGGGATGAGTCCCGCCCCGGTCGTTGA